A stretch of DNA from Spirosoma endbachense:
CACAAACAATCCCGTTTGTTCGCCAACCCGTTGCGTACCCGGCAACAGATTCATGGCAGCGGTGATATCAGCGTTGGCTCCGGCGGTTGTTACAATATCCATTGGCTTGAGCATAGTCATCCGGCGTTCGTCGGACGCTTCGAACGACCCCGCTGTGATGACAACCGTATTCAGTTCGTTGGCTGCTTCGGTGAGCCGAATAGCAATGGGATTAGGAGAACCCAGGGTCACTTTTTTGCTGAATGACTCATAACCGATATAGGAAACCTGTAGGGTAGCTGTATCTTTTCGGGTGGTAGAGAAACGGAAGCTACCCGTACTGTCGGTATTGGCACCGTCGTATGTACCGCGCAGGAACACATTGGCTCCGGGCAACGATTGGCCTTTCTGGTCCGTTACGCGCCCTGCCAGTATGACCTGTGCCGAAGCCACAGACGTGGTGAGTTGCAGGGCGGAAATAACGTAAATTATTTTCATGACTATCCGGCGTTCAGGTGCTTCGGTTGCTGATTGGATAGACCAAAACTACCGTGCTCATCTGCCAGCACCCCACTTTTTCCGACGAACTCAGTAAAGCAGGGTGTGAAATCCCGCAGGATAAGGATAAATTTGGGTTAACATTTGGTGGAATACATAGTTACTTTCGTATAAAGACCCTCGCACCATTGACCACTACATTGATCACATTTCAACTTTCTCTTGGTCGACTTCGTCCCTGGCGTGAGGGCGATGAAGATTCGTTAGCCCGCCATGCCAGTAACCGTCGTATCTGGAATAACGTCCGGGATTTTTTTCCGTACCCTTACACACCACGCGATGCCCATTCATGGGTACGATCCAATAAGTCTTATCAACAGCCTAATAATCTGGCTGTTGAGGTTGATGGGCAGGCAGTAGGGAATATTGGCTTTACGATTAAAGACGATATTTACCGCTATAATGCCGAGATTGGCTACTGGCTTAGCGAAGACTATTGGGGGCAGGGAATTATGAGTGAAGCCGTACCGATCATGACTGATTATATTTTTAAGAATTTTCAGGTCAATCGGATTTTTGCCTGTGTGCTGGATGGAAATGTAGGCTCGATGCGTGTACTGGAAGCATCTGGTTATCGACACGAATCCGTACATCTTAAAGCCGCTGTAAAGAACAATCAATACCTGGACGAGCATATTTTTGCCATGTTACGTTCAGAATTTAGAGAGTTGAACCGATAGCCGACAAGCTTTATTGATTTGACTATCCCTCTAATTTGTGGTTATTTTGCTGAAATATTACCGCTTCGGCGGACCAAGCCTTTCATGCCGAAGATAGTGATTGCCATAGACGGATATTCCAGTTGCGGAAAAAGTACGACGGCTAAAGCCGTAGCCGCCAAAATGGGTTACGGTTACATCGACACGGGTGCTATGTATCGTGCTGTAACGCTGTTCTTTCTTCAGGAACGGGTTTCGTTTTCCAATAAAAAAGAAATTGAAGCTGCTCTTGACCGCATTCATATTACATTCAAGCATAACGCTCGCACGGGTAAGAATGAAACCTGTTTGAACGGGCTGAATGTAGAAGAAGAAATCCGCAAGATGTACATTTCCAATCTGGTCAGCGAAGTGAGCGCCATCCCCGAAGTTCGTTGGGCAATGGTAGCCCAGCAGCAGAAGATGGGACGTCGGCGAGGACTTGTGATGGATGGCCGGGATATTGGAACCAAAGTTTTCCCGAATGCTGAGATCAAAGTTTTCATGACCGCCGAAACGTATATTCGGGCTAAACGGCGTCAGCAGGAGTTGTTGGCAAAGGGCGAATTGGTCGGTCTGGAAGAAATTATTAAAAATATCGAAAAGCGGGATTTAATTGACACCACTCGCTCCGAAAGCCCACTCGTACAAGCACCTGATGCCATTCTACTGGATACATCGCACATGACTATTGAAGAGCAGGTCGATTGGGTTATTGAACTGGCAGATCGGCGGCTGGCAGAGATACATCGGTTAAAAACGAAAGTAATAGGGTAATTAGTTATTCAGTAATAGGGAGATTCGTTAGTGAGTGATTATAACCTGAGTCCGATTGCGTATCTATTGCTACACTTGCCAAATTATACACACGAATGACTGCCGATTTTTTGATAGTAGGGCAGGGGATAGCCGGGTCTGTGCTGGCCTGGATACTTGATCAACGTGGTTGTTCTGTATTACTGGCCGATGATCCTGGGCTTCCATCAGCCTCGGCGGTAGCAGCCGGGATCGTTAATCCGCTTACCGGCCGGAAATTGGTTCGTACCTGGAAAGCTGATGAGTTGTTTCCTTTCCTTCATCAGTTTTATTCTCAGATTGAACAGGAACTCGCTGTTCGCTTTTTTCATCCTAAAAATATTTACCGTCCCTTTCGCTCACTGGCCGAGCAAACCGATTATCTCGCCATTACAGCTGACCCCGAAATTCAATCGTATGTCTCAAAATTGGTTGATAATCAGTCCTATAGCCAGTATATAAATAACCCATTCGGGGGTTTGGAAGTAACCCAGTCGGGATGGGTAGACTTAACTGAACTGACCAGAATTATAAAGGGGTATTTTATACGAAAAAATCAATATTACGAAGGCCGGGTGTCTTCTATTGATCTGATAATTAAGGATGAAAGTGTAGAATGGAAAGGCATCAAAATAAATAAAGTCATATTTTGTGACGGCGTTCAGGCCCGCGAGAATTTGTTATTTGACTGGCTGCCGTATAATCCCGTTAAAGGGCAAATTCTGACAGCGGTTGTCGAGAATTATCCTATTACATCGATAGTAAATCAGGGTGTTTTTATTTTGCCAATTCGGAGTGGATTGCTTCGGATTGGGGCTACTTATTCCTGGCATGACCTGGATTGGCAAACGACCGATGACGGGCGATCGTTTTTAGAGTCGAAAGTTCGTGCGGTTTTGAAGGTTCCTTATCAGGTTGTTGCACAACAGGCTGGTATTCGACCATCAACTAAAGACCGTCGGCCGTTTGTGGGTATTCATCCAGAGCATCCGGCAGTTGGTATTTTTGGGGGTATGGGCACCAAAGGGGTCTCATTAGCTCCCTATCTGGCTGAGCAATTTGCGCGGCATTTATTAGATGGCGAAGAATTAGAGCCGGAAGCGAATATTAGCCGTTATGTTTCGTTATTATAGCGTTAATTAAGGCGTTCGATTTCAGGCCTTGAATAGAGAGCTTTTTTGGCTCAATTCCGGGGCTTTTAGCCGACGTCTAACGTTTTGTTGATCAGTATGCGAAATCAATACATTCTGCTGATGGGCTTGTGGCTGGGAACATTGAGCGCAGCCACAGCGCAAAACTACCCGGCGCTTGAGCGTTTTGGTAAAAACCGGATTCAATACCGGAGTTTTGACTGGAAGATTATACGAACTTCCAACTTCGAAATCTATTATTATCAGGATGGTAGCCAGATTGCGAATCTAACGGCGCAATATGCTGAATCTGAATTTGATCGGATCACTGAATTGTTAGGATATACGCCCTATAACCGGGTCAAAATATTCTTATTTAATTCGCCGTCGGAGCTGGCTCAGAGCAATATTGGCCTTAATACACAGGGCGGCCTGAACCGCAGGGAACTTGATCTGTCGAAGTCGCGCGTAGAACTGGCATTTACTGGCGATCAGATTAGTTTTCGTCGGCAGATTGTCCATGATATCTCCATGCTATTTGTCTATGACATGCTCTATGGGGGTAGCCTGAAAGACGCACTTCAGAGTTCGCTTTTATTGACATTGCCCGATTGGTTTATGCCTGGCATCGCTTCCTATATTGCTGATGGCTATAGTCTGGAGATCGACGATTATATGCGTGATGCGTCAATAGCAAAGGCTGTCAAAAAACCGTCTTTATTGTCGGGTGTGGAAGCCGAACGGGTTGGACATTCAATCTGGAACTATATTGTTCAGAAATATGGCCGGGATAATGTATCGAACATTCTGAATCTGACCCGCATCATTCGTAATGAGCAGAGTAGTATTTCTAGCACGCTTGGCGTACCCTACAACCGCTTTCTGCGCGAGTGGCGCGAATACTATGCCGCTATGGCTAATGTAGTAGCGCAATCCTACAAGGCCGGGACCGATGATTTTCAAGTTAAACTTAGTTCGTCTGATGATGAGCTGGTACTGAATAGTTTGAAACTAAGCCCCGATAAACAATATTTTGCCTATACGACGCTTTTCGACGGAAAGTTTAATGTAGAGGTTGTCAATACGACAAACCATAAGAAAACGACGGTGTTACAGGGTGGATACCGTCTTGATGGACAGGTAGCCCGGACCAATACACCCCTCGTAGCCTGGCAGCGCGGAAATAATCTGATCGTTATTACCGACGAGCTAGGGAAAACGAACATGTATCAATTCAGCGACTTTGAGAAACGGCCCAAGCGCCAGTTTAAGCGCCAGATCAACGGATTAACGCAGGTTGTTTCGGTAGATGCGTCGGACGATGGAGGTAGCTTGATTCTGAGTGCCGACCGGAAGGGGCAAAACGATTTATTCATTTACAGCATTAATCGGGGGTCGTATCAACAAATAACCAACGATCTGTATGATGATCTGTATCCTCAATTTGTTGGGCGAACGGCTCGACAGGTTGTTTTCAGCTCAAACCGGAAATTAGATACGCTTGGCGTCGACAAAGGCTCCTACAAAAGCATTACCGATCGGTTGAGTTTGTTCTCGCATGAGGGCGGTGCACGCGATTTTTCGCTGGTACGGCTGACGGATTCGCTCTCGCATGCTACACAGCCAATTCCGGCCAGCGAAACGGTTGTTTATTTCCTCAATGACGTCAGCGGAATACGTAACCTGTACCGGCTCGATACTGAATCTGGATCGGTTGGCCAATTGACCGCTTTTCCAGAAAGCATCCAGCTTTATGATCTGAATCCTTCAAACGGGGGCTTTGTTTACAGTAGCCTCAAGAATGGAGAAGAATACATTGGTTTCCGGTCGCAATTAAACTTAACGCAAACGGTTCAGGCTCCTCCAACACAGCGCAGTATTAATGCTGGACTGGCAAATCCTGCCAAGGCTAACGCGGTTCGTTCCGGAGCCACTAAACCTGATTCGGCAGGGCTACCCGGCCGTACGAATACCACGCAACCCGATACATCAATAGCAAAACGACCTGCAACCGGTGTTACCGGCACTGAAAGCAAGCTGGCTCTCGAACCGGGCGAAGTCGATACCGATAATTATCAGTTCGATCCGGAAGTACTGAAGGCAACCGAATATCGCCAACGCCGTTCGATAGGGGGAACTACGCCTACCCTGACAACAACGTTGCCCCGAAACCGTCGCCGGGAGAACATTACCATTCGGGGGCCTTTTAACTATAAAGGAATGTTTACGGTCAATGATGCTAATTCAAACTGGCGGATTGATCCGATTTCGGCTAAAGGATTTGGTTACTCGCAGGACGTGACCCTGACCGATCTCCTGGAAAATCATGTTTTACGGGCTGGGTTGTTTATTACGACGACCCTTCGCAATAGTGATCTGTTTGCCGAATATACGAACCTCACCCATCTTATAGACTTTGGTGCACGCGTAGACCGGAGTACACTGTTTGTCGACAACAGCGGCCTAAGCCAGAAGTATCGCTATAACCGTGTCTCACTATCGGCCTCCTATCCAATTTCGGTGACAACCCGATTCACGCTTTCACCATTCTACGCCACGACTCGTTTAATCGATATTTCGTCATTTAGCGAGCCTGATCGTGTCTCTGACTATGCTGGTTTACGAGGTGAAGTCGTGTTCGACAATACGAAAATGAATGGCATGAATATGGCCATCGGAACCAAAATGAAAGTCAAGTATGAAGAATACGCTGGATTGCGGTCTTCATCGGAAAGTTTCAGAAGGCTATCGATCGATTTGCGTCATTATCAGAAAATTCACCGCGATCTGGTATTGGCAGCCCGGTTCTCCTTTAGTCAGTCGGGTGGTCCTGCTCCCAAACAAAGCACATTGGGCGGTATGGATAACTGGATCGGGGCTAACTCGTCTATTAAAGAACCGATCGCATCCAATCCGTTGCTGGTTCCAAACACAATTCCCGTTGAGATCCCGTATGATTATCGGAACGTGTTTTTCCTGGATTTTGCGGCACCATTGCGTGGATTCCGGCAAGGTAAGTTAACGGGCACCAGTCATATGCTGCTTAATTTAGAGCTTCGATTACCATTGATCCGTTATTTATATCGCGGTAATATCACATCGAATTTTTTGCGGAATCTGCAATTAGTCGCCTTTACAGATATTGGAACGGCCTGGTCAGGAAAAGGCCCATTTAGCCAGCAAAATAGTTTGAATACCGAAATAGTCGGCGGTGGTAATATTCCGTTCAGGGCTGTAGTAACGAATTTCAAAAATCCTTTCCTGATTGGATATGGTGCCGGAGCGCGAACAATGCTATTTGGCTATTTTGTTAAATTTGATTACGGCTGGGGTCTGGAAAATAAAGTTGTAAGTAAGCCAATCGCCTATCTAACATTAGGTTACGACTTTTAGAATAAATTCATTTAGTCAAACAAAAAGGCGACCTATCAAAGTCGCCTTTTTGTTTGACTAAATTCCAGCCAGGAATGAATCTTTGTTATACGCAATTTCTTACGTATGTTTGTTCGATTGAATCACTGTACTTATCGACTCTTCGATAAAGATGATTCAGGCATGCCTTGGGCATATTCTCTCTCTATTTCGTCTAACAGATAAAACCCCACTTTGTCGGGTTTATGTATTCACATAGGCGAACAAAATCAATAAAATAATTTATAAGACTCATTGCCGGATGATTGGCATAGTTTTCGCTATCTGTACAACTCTCAGTACCTTAAAGTTGTCTACGGAACCAGAGAATGAATTGTCATACAATTGGTAACCAGATGAGGTATTTTGTCTATTTAAACTGTTTGTATGTAACGGTTTAGATAGTTGCCACTTAGAATAAATCTGAGAAA
This window harbors:
- a CDS encoding GNAT family N-acetyltransferase, which gives rise to MTTTLITFQLSLGRLRPWREGDEDSLARHASNRRIWNNVRDFFPYPYTPRDAHSWVRSNKSYQQPNNLAVEVDGQAVGNIGFTIKDDIYRYNAEIGYWLSEDYWGQGIMSEAVPIMTDYIFKNFQVNRIFACVLDGNVGSMRVLEASGYRHESVHLKAAVKNNQYLDEHIFAMLRSEFRELNR
- the cmk gene encoding (d)CMP kinase; the protein is MPKIVIAIDGYSSCGKSTTAKAVAAKMGYGYIDTGAMYRAVTLFFLQERVSFSNKKEIEAALDRIHITFKHNARTGKNETCLNGLNVEEEIRKMYISNLVSEVSAIPEVRWAMVAQQQKMGRRRGLVMDGRDIGTKVFPNAEIKVFMTAETYIRAKRRQQELLAKGELVGLEEIIKNIEKRDLIDTTRSESPLVQAPDAILLDTSHMTIEEQVDWVIELADRRLAEIHRLKTKVIG
- a CDS encoding NAD(P)/FAD-dependent oxidoreductase, whose product is MTADFLIVGQGIAGSVLAWILDQRGCSVLLADDPGLPSASAVAAGIVNPLTGRKLVRTWKADELFPFLHQFYSQIEQELAVRFFHPKNIYRPFRSLAEQTDYLAITADPEIQSYVSKLVDNQSYSQYINNPFGGLEVTQSGWVDLTELTRIIKGYFIRKNQYYEGRVSSIDLIIKDESVEWKGIKINKVIFCDGVQARENLLFDWLPYNPVKGQILTAVVENYPITSIVNQGVFILPIRSGLLRIGATYSWHDLDWQTTDDGRSFLESKVRAVLKVPYQVVAQQAGIRPSTKDRRPFVGIHPEHPAVGIFGGMGTKGVSLAPYLAEQFARHLLDGEELEPEANISRYVSLL